Proteins encoded within one genomic window of Pygocentrus nattereri isolate fPygNat1 chromosome 7, fPygNat1.pri, whole genome shotgun sequence:
- the ccnp gene encoding cyclin N-terminal domain-containing protein 2 isoform X3 yields the protein MWANICGARERRSCPDGDEWRQQHRDRQTDRRRQSSDCRWVWRPLLCEDDGVLLDYSQNSSVSPVESFEQEAVLNHLHSLHVAPSLRELLPGLLHREVEVAMDNLGLLYDRTYAWDVFSDMMRSQLRCALPSAELPWPFSENTRAILVDWLIQVHEVFNFSEETLYLAIHLLNRALRCVKVSVSSLQLLGVTCLFIAAKKEECLLPEVSELCYLMANAYSKKQFLRMERRVLGGLQFELFHCPPIHFLLLSAYIAHCSDKVVCMARYLLELSLLEGQCVVYLPAQLAGAALRLARRLLQDTPTPETETAWCIASTIHVGSEATLCSIMQIMAAAAARASSRESRATFVKYSTPETLQVSLHPTLNGAPCLLGLPT from the exons ATGTGGGCGAACATTTGCGGGGCGAGAGAGCGGCGGAGCTGCCCCGATGGAGATGAGTGGAGACAacagcacagagacagacagactgaccgCAGACGACAGAGCAGTGACTGCAGATGG GTGTGGAGGCCGCTGCTATGTGAGGATGATGGGGTCCTCCTGGATTATTCCCAGAACAGCTCAGTCAGTCCAG TGGAAAGTTTTGAGCAGGAGGCTGTGCTAAACCACCTTCACAGCCTGCATGTGGCACCATCTCTCAGGGAGCTGCTGCCTGGCCTACTGCACAGAGAGGTGGAGGTGGCTATGGATAACCTGGGCCTCCTCTATGATCGGACCTACGCCTGGGATGTCTTCTCAGACATGATG AGGAGTCAACTGCGTTGCGCGCTGCCGAGCGCCGAGCTGCCATGGCCATTCTCTGAGAACACGCGCGCAATCCTGGTGGACTGGCTCATTCAGGTTCAT GAGGTGTTTAATTTCTCGGAGGAGACTCTGTACCTGGCCATTCACCTGCTGAACCGAGCTCTCAGGTGTGTTAAAGTCTCGGTGTCCAGCCTGCAGCTGCTGGGCGTCACCTGCCTCTTCATCGCCGCCAAGAAGGAGGAGTGTTTACTGCCAGAG gtgtctgaGCTGTGTTATCTGATGGCAAACGCGTACAGCAAGAAGCAGTTCCTGCGGATGGAGCGGCGGGTCCTGGGTGGTCTTCAGTTTGAGCTGTTTCACTGCCCACCGATTCACTTCCTGCTGCTGTCTGCTTACATCGCACACTGCAGCGACAAG GTGGTGTGTATGGCGCGGTATCTGCTGGAGCTCTCCCTGTTGGAGGGTCAGTGTGTGGTGTATTTGCCTGCTCAGCTGGCTGGTGCTGCGCTCCGCCTCGCCCGCAGGCTGCTGCAGGACACGCCCACACCTGAGACTGAGACGGCCTGGTGCATCGCCTCCACCATCCACGTAGGCAG TGAGGCGACTCTGTGCAGTATAATGCAGATCATGGCCGCGGCTGCTGCTCGAGCGTCCAGCCGGGAAAGTCGTGCAACGTTCGTAAAGTACTCCACCCCAGAAACACTGCAGGTCAGCTTGCACCCCACGCTGAACGGCGCCCCCTGCCTGCTGGGCCTGCCGACCTGA
- the ccnp gene encoding cyclin N-terminal domain-containing protein 2 isoform X2: protein MARTGLCDSRTLLDPRKAEERPPLRMWANICGARERRSCPDGDEWRQQHRDRQTDRRRQSSDCRWVWRPLLCEDDGVLLDYSQNSSVSPVESFEQEAVLNHLHSLHVAPSLRELLPGLLHREVEVAMDNLGLLYDRTYAWDVFSDMMRSQLRCALPSAELPWPFSENTRAILVDWLIQVHEVFNFSEETLYLAIHLLNRALRCVKVSVSSLQLLGVTCLFIAAKKEECLLPEVSELCYLMANAYSKKQFLRMERRVLGGLQFELFHCPPIHFLLLSAYIAHCSDKVVCMARYLLELSLLEGQCVVYLPAQLAGAALRLARRLLQDTPTPETETAWCIASTIHVGSEATLCSIMQIMAAAAARASSRESRATFVKYSTPETLQVSLHPTLNGAPCLLGLPT from the exons ATGGCCCGAACCGGACTATGTGACTCCAGGACGCTGCTGGACCCCAGAAAG GCTGAAGAGCGCCCCCCACTGAGGATGTGGGCGAACATTTGCGGGGCGAGAGAGCGGCGGAGCTGCCCCGATGGAGATGAGTGGAGACAacagcacagagacagacagactgaccgCAGACGACAGAGCAGTGACTGCAGATGG GTGTGGAGGCCGCTGCTATGTGAGGATGATGGGGTCCTCCTGGATTATTCCCAGAACAGCTCAGTCAGTCCAG TGGAAAGTTTTGAGCAGGAGGCTGTGCTAAACCACCTTCACAGCCTGCATGTGGCACCATCTCTCAGGGAGCTGCTGCCTGGCCTACTGCACAGAGAGGTGGAGGTGGCTATGGATAACCTGGGCCTCCTCTATGATCGGACCTACGCCTGGGATGTCTTCTCAGACATGATG AGGAGTCAACTGCGTTGCGCGCTGCCGAGCGCCGAGCTGCCATGGCCATTCTCTGAGAACACGCGCGCAATCCTGGTGGACTGGCTCATTCAGGTTCAT GAGGTGTTTAATTTCTCGGAGGAGACTCTGTACCTGGCCATTCACCTGCTGAACCGAGCTCTCAGGTGTGTTAAAGTCTCGGTGTCCAGCCTGCAGCTGCTGGGCGTCACCTGCCTCTTCATCGCCGCCAAGAAGGAGGAGTGTTTACTGCCAGAG gtgtctgaGCTGTGTTATCTGATGGCAAACGCGTACAGCAAGAAGCAGTTCCTGCGGATGGAGCGGCGGGTCCTGGGTGGTCTTCAGTTTGAGCTGTTTCACTGCCCACCGATTCACTTCCTGCTGCTGTCTGCTTACATCGCACACTGCAGCGACAAG GTGGTGTGTATGGCGCGGTATCTGCTGGAGCTCTCCCTGTTGGAGGGTCAGTGTGTGGTGTATTTGCCTGCTCAGCTGGCTGGTGCTGCGCTCCGCCTCGCCCGCAGGCTGCTGCAGGACACGCCCACACCTGAGACTGAGACGGCCTGGTGCATCGCCTCCACCATCCACGTAGGCAG TGAGGCGACTCTGTGCAGTATAATGCAGATCATGGCCGCGGCTGCTGCTCGAGCGTCCAGCCGGGAAAGTCGTGCAACGTTCGTAAAGTACTCCACCCCAGAAACACTGCAGGTCAGCTTGCACCCCACGCTGAACGGCGCCCCCTGCCTGCTGGGCCTGCCGACCTGA
- the si:ch211-132b12.7 gene encoding CLOCK-interacting pacemaker, whose translation MPLDSSCVGERPARPASKNAKDKSNSAALLASRARAHMQQEADGRESLCSSEKDSGYSDTGSDSLQTDAEDQRSVPEPKLHKAPGVQSVSDQGKHILVSTPPELTPIFIIKNVVLKQPVESGQEHVLQSALGWGSGGANPQTPTHLLLLQQPGLSGPPLHLLKPQSQRSESTLGKKSKNTYLPILNSYPRIAPHPSKKTPDKTLASMGGSAEEHSLSKRVCTEEKREEVSTSTKAPEKHPRKQPESCPQARPYRTPDTLLVPHHWRSPHPPHSPSALSLGSPSVSSSETPSPPSACDSATPSSRGLQKHPSGTDSAPVGGPLPASVKHRRFLNTVEILSQSGLLDITLRTQELLRQSATTERDIAQLRRHTQLLYQATQAGAHTPAGWVQLHQAMAESGCYPSLKGLLLETANDGQLEADVSGAERNVPATCGYGVNRGEEMAPPSPLLATTHLLSEAQGSHSMSATSLGHSRGHRGSVSLPEEILMPPDSSTHGGLL comes from the exons ATGCCGCTGGACTCCAGCTGTGTGGGAGAGCGCCCTGCCCGCCCCGCCAGCAAAAACGCCAAGGACAAGAGCAACAGTGCCGCCCTGCTGGCCTCCAGAGCACGAGCACATATGCAACAGGAGGCAGACGGCCGGGAATCACTCTGCAGCTCCGAGAAGGACTCAGGATATTCAG atACTGGTTCTGACTCGCTCCAGACAGATGCAGAGGATCAGCGGAGCGTTCCTGAGCCGAAGCTTCACAAGGCCCCGGGGGTTCAGAGCGTTTCTGATCAGGGAAAACACATCCTGGTGTCCACACCTCCAGAGCTCACGCCCATCTTCATCatcaaaaatgttgttttaaaacag CCAGTGGAGTCGGGTCAGGAGCATGTTCTCCAGTCTGCTTTGGGGTGGGGGTCTGGAGGGGCTAACCCTCAGACCCCCACGCACCTCCTTCTGCTGCAGCAGCCCGGCCTCAGTGGCCCACCACTGCACCTGCTCAAACCGCAGAGCCAAAGATCGGAGAGCACATTGGGAAAGAAGAGCAAAAACACCTACCTCCCCATCCTCAACTCCTACCCCCGCATTGCCCCCCACCCCAGCAAGAAGACCCCCGACAAGACTCTGGCTAGCATGGGGGGCAGTGCAGAAGAGCACAGCCTGAGTAAGAGGGTCTGTACAGAGGAGAAACGAGAGGAGGTGTCCACGTCTACGAAAGCACCTGAAAAACATCCACGAAAGCAGCCGGAGAGCTGTCCCCAGGCCCGCCCCTACCGCACACCTGACACGCTTCTGGTCCCCCACCATTGGAGgagcccccaccccccccacagCCCGTCCGCCCTCAGCCTGGGCTCCCCCTCAGTCTCCAGCTCAGAGACGCCCTCCCCACCTTCAGCATGCGATTCTGCCACGCCATCCAGCAGGGGGCTCCAAAAGCACCCTTCAGGCACCGACTCCGCTCCAGTAGGGGGCCCTCTGCCCGCTTCAGTGAAGCACCGTCGCTTCCTCAACACGGTGGAGATCCTGAGCCAGTCGGGTCTTCTGGACATCACCCTGCGGACACAGGAGCTGCTGAGGCAGAGCGCTACCACTGAGCGGGACATTGCTCAGCTGCGCCGGCACacgcagctgctgtaccaggcTACCCAGGCCGGTGCCCACACACCTGCCGGCTGGGTGCAGCTCCATCAGGCCATGGCAGAGTCTGGCTGCTACCCCAGCCTCAAGGGGCTGTTGCTGGAGACCGCCAACGATGGGCAACTGGAGGCTGATGTCAGTGGGGCAGAGCGCAATGTTCCTGCCACCTGCGGGTACGGGGTTAACAGGGGCGAGGAAATGGCCCCTCCGTCCCCCCTCCTTGCCACCACACACTTACTATCTGAAGCTCAGGGCTCTCACAGCATGAGTGCCACCTCTCTAGGGCACAGCAGAGGGCACAGAGGCAGCGTCAGCCTGCCTGAGGAGATCTTGATGCCTCCAGACAGTTCCACTCATGGAGGACTCCTGTAG
- the ccnp gene encoding cyclin N-terminal domain-containing protein 2 isoform X1, with translation MARTGLCDSRTLLDPRKWSGPSWTLTEQAEERPPLRMWANICGARERRSCPDGDEWRQQHRDRQTDRRRQSSDCRWVWRPLLCEDDGVLLDYSQNSSVSPVESFEQEAVLNHLHSLHVAPSLRELLPGLLHREVEVAMDNLGLLYDRTYAWDVFSDMMRSQLRCALPSAELPWPFSENTRAILVDWLIQVHEVFNFSEETLYLAIHLLNRALRCVKVSVSSLQLLGVTCLFIAAKKEECLLPEVSELCYLMANAYSKKQFLRMERRVLGGLQFELFHCPPIHFLLLSAYIAHCSDKVVCMARYLLELSLLEGQCVVYLPAQLAGAALRLARRLLQDTPTPETETAWCIASTIHVGSEATLCSIMQIMAAAAARASSRESRATFVKYSTPETLQVSLHPTLNGAPCLLGLPT, from the exons ATGGCCCGAACCGGACTATGTGACTCCAGGACGCTGCTGGACCCCAGAAAG tggtcaggaccctcatggaccctcacagagcag GCTGAAGAGCGCCCCCCACTGAGGATGTGGGCGAACATTTGCGGGGCGAGAGAGCGGCGGAGCTGCCCCGATGGAGATGAGTGGAGACAacagcacagagacagacagactgaccgCAGACGACAGAGCAGTGACTGCAGATGG GTGTGGAGGCCGCTGCTATGTGAGGATGATGGGGTCCTCCTGGATTATTCCCAGAACAGCTCAGTCAGTCCAG TGGAAAGTTTTGAGCAGGAGGCTGTGCTAAACCACCTTCACAGCCTGCATGTGGCACCATCTCTCAGGGAGCTGCTGCCTGGCCTACTGCACAGAGAGGTGGAGGTGGCTATGGATAACCTGGGCCTCCTCTATGATCGGACCTACGCCTGGGATGTCTTCTCAGACATGATG AGGAGTCAACTGCGTTGCGCGCTGCCGAGCGCCGAGCTGCCATGGCCATTCTCTGAGAACACGCGCGCAATCCTGGTGGACTGGCTCATTCAGGTTCAT GAGGTGTTTAATTTCTCGGAGGAGACTCTGTACCTGGCCATTCACCTGCTGAACCGAGCTCTCAGGTGTGTTAAAGTCTCGGTGTCCAGCCTGCAGCTGCTGGGCGTCACCTGCCTCTTCATCGCCGCCAAGAAGGAGGAGTGTTTACTGCCAGAG gtgtctgaGCTGTGTTATCTGATGGCAAACGCGTACAGCAAGAAGCAGTTCCTGCGGATGGAGCGGCGGGTCCTGGGTGGTCTTCAGTTTGAGCTGTTTCACTGCCCACCGATTCACTTCCTGCTGCTGTCTGCTTACATCGCACACTGCAGCGACAAG GTGGTGTGTATGGCGCGGTATCTGCTGGAGCTCTCCCTGTTGGAGGGTCAGTGTGTGGTGTATTTGCCTGCTCAGCTGGCTGGTGCTGCGCTCCGCCTCGCCCGCAGGCTGCTGCAGGACACGCCCACACCTGAGACTGAGACGGCCTGGTGCATCGCCTCCACCATCCACGTAGGCAG TGAGGCGACTCTGTGCAGTATAATGCAGATCATGGCCGCGGCTGCTGCTCGAGCGTCCAGCCGGGAAAGTCGTGCAACGTTCGTAAAGTACTCCACCCCAGAAACACTGCAGGTCAGCTTGCACCCCACGCTGAACGGCGCCCCCTGCCTGCTGGGCCTGCCGACCTGA